From one Lysinibacillus sp. G4S2 genomic stretch:
- a CDS encoding LCP family protein, with product MKNRTKNKHKKRSSKSSLIIKVSLLLVASLVICVTAYAVYITKQAEHAANSAHEELEGREGSALREEKVKPVKDNVSILFVGVDDSENRGQGSENSRSDALILATLNNKTKTIKMLSIPRDSYVYIPSMGRKDKITHAHAHGGTLSTIDTVEQLLDVPIDYYVRMNFNAFIDVVDALGGIEAEVPYALHEKDEFDRNAINLEPGLQHLNGSQALALARTRKQDSDIERGKRQQEILTAIIKKASSASSITKYDDVIKALGDNMKTNLTFSEMKSFLSYLTQGMPSIDSLTLEGTDDMSTGVYYYKLNQESVDEASETLNNHLERNKKSTSLTNNNSDQDNAVENDAKDNKDAQ from the coding sequence ATGAAAAATAGAACTAAAAATAAACACAAGAAGAGGTCTTCTAAATCTTCCCTAATAATAAAAGTATCACTTCTTCTTGTTGCTAGTTTAGTAATTTGTGTGACGGCTTATGCAGTCTATATTACAAAGCAAGCAGAGCATGCAGCTAACTCGGCACATGAAGAATTAGAAGGTCGAGAAGGTTCTGCACTTCGGGAAGAAAAAGTAAAACCAGTAAAAGATAATGTTTCAATCTTATTTGTAGGTGTTGATGATAGTGAAAATCGCGGACAAGGTTCTGAAAACTCACGTTCCGACGCACTAATTCTAGCAACATTAAACAATAAAACAAAAACAATTAAAATGTTAAGTATCCCTCGAGATTCTTATGTGTATATTCCTTCTATGGGACGTAAAGATAAAATTACGCATGCACATGCTCATGGTGGAACACTTTCAACAATTGACACAGTAGAACAATTATTAGATGTGCCGATTGACTATTATGTTCGTATGAACTTTAATGCATTTATTGACGTTGTTGATGCATTAGGTGGAATCGAAGCTGAAGTACCATATGCTTTACACGAAAAAGACGAATTCGATCGCAATGCAATTAACTTAGAACCTGGTTTACAGCATTTAAATGGTAGTCAGGCACTCGCACTTGCAAGAACACGTAAGCAAGACAGTGATATTGAACGCGGTAAACGTCAACAAGAGATTTTAACAGCCATCATCAAGAAAGCTTCTTCTGCAAGTTCTATTACAAAATACGATGATGTCATTAAAGCACTTGGTGATAACATGAAGACAAATCTGACATTCAGTGAGATGAAATCATTCCTATCTTATTTAACACAAGGAATGCCAAGTATCGATTCTTTAACATTAGAAGGTACAGATGATATGTCTACTGGTGTTTACTACTATAAATTAAATCAAGAATCGGTTGATGAAGCATCAGAAACACTTAATAACCATCTTGAAAGAAATAAAAAATCTACTAGCTTAACGAATAACAATAGCGATCAAGATAATGCTGTTGAAAATGATGCAAAAGATAACAAAGACGCACAGTAA
- a CDS encoding sensor histidine kinase, with protein sequence MFSTDTFDLKSLDGIFNRMLDTIMSSKDDIFIISEQSRINFEDMQNELEIVRKQVAIVIDEGDALEKSTQLAKQRLVLVSKAFDNYTEEQVREAYETAHDFQVKLSVIRTQEKQLRDKRDDLERRLRGLLDTIERADHIVNQVNVVLNYLTSDLKNVGLALEQAKMKQDFGIRIIAAQEEERKRLSREIHDGPAQMLANVLMRTDLIDRTYREKGIENALAEIADLKKTVRNALTEVRRIIYDLRPMALDDLGIVPTLKKYVSTVTEYNPGVEVHFQSRSTEKRIPSNYEVSIFRLVQECVTNAMKHGKCKEIWVKLEWLTNAVNIVVKDDGIGFDPQVVKDHSFGILGMKERIEILDGTISITSEINRGTTVLFKIPL encoded by the coding sequence ATGTTTTCAACTGATACCTTCGATTTAAAGTCGCTTGATGGCATATTTAATCGAATGTTAGATACAATCATGAGCTCAAAAGACGATATCTTTATTATAAGTGAACAAAGCCGCATAAACTTCGAAGATATGCAAAATGAGCTGGAAATTGTTCGAAAACAAGTTGCAATTGTTATTGATGAAGGCGATGCTTTAGAAAAAAGTACACAGCTTGCTAAGCAAAGACTTGTATTAGTAAGTAAAGCTTTTGATAATTATACCGAAGAACAAGTTAGAGAAGCATATGAAACTGCACATGATTTTCAAGTGAAGCTTTCCGTTATTAGAACACAAGAAAAGCAGCTGCGCGATAAAAGAGATGATCTAGAGAGAAGATTAAGAGGATTACTCGATACGATTGAACGTGCAGATCATATTGTCAATCAAGTAAATGTCGTCTTGAATTACTTAACTTCAGATTTAAAAAATGTTGGTTTAGCACTTGAACAAGCTAAAATGAAACAAGATTTTGGTATACGTATTATCGCGGCGCAAGAAGAAGAGCGGAAACGTTTATCTAGGGAAATCCATGATGGACCTGCTCAAATGCTGGCAAATGTACTAATGCGCACTGATCTAATAGATAGAACGTATCGTGAGAAAGGCATTGAAAATGCTTTGGCTGAAATTGCTGATTTAAAGAAAACAGTGCGTAATGCATTAACTGAGGTGCGACGTATTATCTATGATCTAAGACCAATGGCACTAGATGATTTGGGCATTGTTCCGACATTGAAAAAATACGTATCGACAGTGACTGAATACAATCCTGGTGTTGAAGTTCATTTTCAATCGAGAAGCACCGAAAAGCGTATACCATCAAATTATGAAGTATCTATTTTCCGATTAGTGCAAGAATGTGTAACTAATGCCATGAAGCACGGGAAATGTAAAGAGATATGGGTAAAACTTGAGTGGTTGACCAATGCCGTAAATATCGTTGTAAAGGATGATGGCATAGGTTTCGATCCGCAGGTAGTTAAAGATCATTCCTTTGGGATTTTAGGAATGAAAGAACGTATCGAAATTTTGGATGGTACAATCTCCATTACAAGTGAGATAAATCGAGGGACAACGGTATTATTTAAAATTCCGTTGTGA
- a CDS encoding YigZ family protein has protein sequence MRENYLTVKGYGESEIIISKSRFLTYIERAETEEDAISFIERIKKMHHNATHNCSAYIIGEHDHIQKANDDGEPSGTAGVPMLEVLKKQGLKDTVVVVTRYFGGIKLGGGGLIRAYGKATTEGLLAAQVVERKLHHFMKIAIDYTWLGKVENEIRGSSYKLEEIRYLEGVDIIVSVPKEEEEQFRNWMTELTNGQANITFENAQFIEFVVK, from the coding sequence ATGAGAGAAAACTATTTAACAGTAAAAGGATACGGTGAAAGCGAAATTATTATTTCCAAATCTCGCTTTCTTACTTATATAGAACGTGCAGAAACAGAAGAGGATGCAATTTCTTTTATTGAACGCATAAAAAAAATGCATCATAATGCGACACACAACTGCTCAGCCTATATTATTGGAGAGCATGATCATATTCAAAAAGCAAATGATGACGGGGAACCAAGTGGCACAGCTGGCGTCCCTATGTTAGAAGTCTTAAAAAAACAGGGCTTAAAGGATACGGTCGTTGTCGTCACACGCTACTTTGGTGGCATTAAGCTGGGCGGTGGCGGTCTCATTCGTGCTTACGGAAAGGCAACAACTGAAGGTTTACTTGCTGCACAAGTAGTTGAACGCAAGCTTCATCATTTTATGAAAATTGCCATTGATTACACATGGCTTGGTAAAGTTGAAAATGAAATTCGAGGTTCTTCGTATAAATTAGAAGAAATTCGCTACTTAGAAGGCGTCGATATCATTGTATCTGTACCAAAAGAGGAAGAAGAACAGTTCCGAAACTGGATGACGGAACTGACAAATGGGCAGGCAAACATTACCTTTGAAAATGCCCAATTTATTGAATTTGTTGTGAAATAA
- a CDS encoding response regulator transcription factor, with protein MTKIIIVDDHQLFREGVKRILDFEDTFDVVAEGDDGADVVSLYAENQPDVVLMDINMPGKNGVEATADLISEYPDAKVIMLSIHDDETYVTHALKSGSLGYMLKEMDADEIVEAIKVVANGGSYLHPKVTKNLVAEFRRLSEHENKGNFHQTEIRRPFHLLTKRECEVLQLLTDGQSNRTIGETLFISEKTVKNHVSSILQKMNVNDRTQAVVTAIKNGWVEVR; from the coding sequence ATGACGAAGATTATTATTGTAGACGATCACCAGCTATTCCGCGAAGGAGTAAAACGTATTTTAGATTTTGAAGATACGTTTGATGTGGTAGCAGAAGGTGACGACGGTGCAGATGTGGTTTCATTGTATGCTGAAAATCAACCAGATGTTGTGCTAATGGATATTAATATGCCGGGTAAAAATGGAGTAGAGGCTACGGCAGATTTAATTAGTGAATACCCAGACGCAAAGGTTATTATGCTATCAATTCATGATGATGAAACATATGTAACACACGCGCTAAAATCGGGATCACTTGGCTATATGTTAAAAGAGATGGATGCTGACGAAATTGTTGAAGCCATTAAAGTAGTAGCGAATGGTGGATCTTATCTACATCCAAAGGTAACTAAAAATTTAGTAGCGGAATTCCGTCGCCTTTCTGAGCATGAAAATAAAGGTAATTTCCATCAAACAGAAATTCGTCGCCCATTCCATTTACTAACAAAACGTGAATGCGAAGTATTACAATTATTAACAGATGGCCAATCTAACCGTACAATTGGTGAGACACTGTTTATTTCTGAAAAAACAGTTAAAAACCACGTTTCAAGCATTTTACAAAAAATGAATGTAAACGACCGTACACAAGCCGTTGTTACAGCTATTAAAAATGGCTGGGTTGAAGTACGCTAA